AGATTTCAAAATGACTAAAAAAGGCGTTAAATTCACAATTTCTGATGAATCATATGCTGAAAATATTTATCAAAACGTTACGAAATTAGGATATCTTAAACGATTCCAAGTAGCCGAACCATCACTTAACGATATCTTTATTGCTAAGGTGGGTGAAAAACATGAATAAATTTTGGCCAACTTTTAATTTAACGTATATGCAAAAAGTAAAGAGTAAGTCGTTTATTATTATGACAGCTATTTTTATGATTTTTATTTTTGCATTAAGCAATGTTGATAAAATTATTGATTTATTTGATAACAGTAGTAAAACAGTCGCGATACAAACAGATAACGACATGATTTACAACGTGTTAGAGAAACAATATAAACAAAGTGATGATATTAAAAAAGTCGAAAAAGTCTCACTGGAAAAAGGTAAAAAGGGCGTTAAAGATAAAAAATATAAACGCCTCATTCAAGTTAATGTGAAAGGTGAAAAAGTAGACGGTACAATCTACGAAAAGGGTAGTGTTAGTGAAAGCGAGAAGATGAGGTTACAATCAACGCTTAGCCAAATGCAATCATCATTAACAGCACAAAAATTAAACTTATCAGAAGACGATTTAAAAACATTAAATACGCCGAGTGACGTAAAAACAGAAGAAATTAAATCTAGTGATGAAAAGCAAACGAGTGATATTAACCCGAAAGTTCAAGCTTTAAATACTGCGGTCGTTTATATCATTATCTTCTTATCATTCTTCATAGCGATCAATTATGCTAACCAAATTGGTTCCGAGATTGCGACTGAAAAGACGACTCGTGTGATTGAAATGATCATAACAAGTGTGAAGCCGTCAATACATGTTTCAGCTAAAATATTAGCGATTATAGCTGTCGCATTTACTCAAATCTTCTTTATCATTCTCGCGATTGTGATTAGTATCTTTGCATTTGATTTAAAAGGTCTATTCGAATCAGCTGGTGTAGAGTATGGCCCTGAGACGACGAGAATCATCATTTACGGTGCAGTATACTTAATTTTAGGGGTTATATCCTATATTTCATTAGCGGCTATTCTAGGGGCCTTAACGAGCCGTATAGAAGATCTTGCTCAATCTATGATGCCCGTAACATTTGTATCATTAGGTGCATTTTATATTGCGATATTTAGTATTTCTAATCCTGATACAATGCTTGTTAAAGTGACGAGCTTTATTCCATTGTTGTCGCCAATGGTTATGTTATTGAGAACAACTTCAGAAACAACGCCTGAGTGGCATTTAATTTTAGGGATCGTTATATCAGTTATTACGAGCATCGTGTTACTTGTATTTGCTGCTAAAACTTATCGCGGTAGTGTGCTTACGTATGAAAAAGGTATCATTAAAAATTTAAAAAACGCATTAAATATTACTAAATAATTTTAAAAACTTTATAAATAGCTAATTTGTCACAAAACCTTAATGATTTTTTGTGGAATAATATAGAAATTCTCTGAATGATAGTATAAAATTTATAGTATCAACTATAGAGATTGAGGGGTTAATATGGCGAATAAAAATAGTAATAGTAATATAATGTTTCTGATGATAGCAATAGTTGTTGTTGTCGTAGGTATCGTATTACTAGTTGTGTTTGGTGGAAGCGGAAGTGACAACAAAGAAGAAAGTCTATTTGATAGAACTGTTAAAGCAACAGATTTATCCAAAGATACAAAAGATAATCCAACACATAAAAAAGATAAAGCTAAAGTTCAAATCATAGAATTTGGGGATTTTAAATGTCCAGCATGTAAAGCATTCGAAACAAATTACATGGATCAAATTGAAAAAGATTATATCGACAAAGATAAAGTTGAATATAGATTCGTTAATGCACCATTCCACGGTGAAGGTTCTGAATTAGGGGGCGCTTCTGCGCACGCTGTGTATAAAATAGCACCAGATGCGTATTGGGATTATCATAGAGCATTATTTGAAGCACAACCAGATGATCATAATGCTGAAACGGATGACGAATGGTTAGATTTAAAAGTAGTGAAAAAAGCAATAGACGGTTTAGATATCAATCAATCTAAAAAAGATCAAATTATGAAATTAGTGAAAGATAGAAATTCAGAATCATATAAACAAATGAAAAACGATTCTGATTTAACGAATAAATATGACATAGACATAACACCAACAGTAATTGTAGATGGTAAAGTGTTAGCAGATCCAATGGATTACGACAAAGTATCCAAAGCAATCGATCAAGCAATCGAAAAGAAAAATAAATAAAAATAGGTGATATATTTGAAGCAACAATATGCACTATTTATTTCCTGGGTAATAGCTTTAGTTGCTATGTTAGGTAGCTTATATTTTAGTGAAATACAAGGATTTGTACCATGCACATTATGTTGGTATCAAAGAATATGTATGTATCCTTTAGTAATCATATTAGGTATTGGCTCATTCCAAAATGATGGTAACGTTAAAAAAATAGCACTACCATTTTCAATAATCGGGCTGTTAATATCAACGTGGCACTATTTAGAACAAAAAGTACCATGGTTTGCTGAAATCAAACCATGTACACAAGGCGTGCCATGTTCATCAGAATATATCAATGGACTTGGATTTATAACGATACCATTTTTAGCGGGAATAGCATTCCTGTCAATTAGCTTAATATTAATATTCTCAAAAAAAGA
This portion of the Mammaliicoccus vitulinus genome encodes:
- a CDS encoding ABC transporter permease; translated protein: MNKFWPTFNLTYMQKVKSKSFIIMTAIFMIFIFALSNVDKIIDLFDNSSKTVAIQTDNDMIYNVLEKQYKQSDDIKKVEKVSLEKGKKGVKDKKYKRLIQVNVKGEKVDGTIYEKGSVSESEKMRLQSTLSQMQSSLTAQKLNLSEDDLKTLNTPSDVKTEEIKSSDEKQTSDINPKVQALNTAVVYIIIFLSFFIAINYANQIGSEIATEKTTRVIEMIITSVKPSIHVSAKILAIIAVAFTQIFFIILAIVISIFAFDLKGLFESAGVEYGPETTRIIIYGAVYLILGVISYISLAAILGALTSRIEDLAQSMMPVTFVSLGAFYIAIFSISNPDTMLVKVTSFIPLLSPMVMLLRTTSETTPEWHLILGIVISVITSIVLLVFAAKTYRGSVLTYEKGIIKNLKNALNITK
- a CDS encoding DsbA family protein, yielding MANKNSNSNIMFLMIAIVVVVVGIVLLVVFGGSGSDNKEESLFDRTVKATDLSKDTKDNPTHKKDKAKVQIIEFGDFKCPACKAFETNYMDQIEKDYIDKDKVEYRFVNAPFHGEGSELGGASAHAVYKIAPDAYWDYHRALFEAQPDDHNAETDDEWLDLKVVKKAIDGLDINQSKKDQIMKLVKDRNSESYKQMKNDSDLTNKYDIDITPTVIVDGKVLADPMDYDKVSKAIDQAIEKKNK
- a CDS encoding disulfide oxidoreductase, translated to MKQQYALFISWVIALVAMLGSLYFSEIQGFVPCTLCWYQRICMYPLVIILGIGSFQNDGNVKKIALPFSIIGLLISTWHYLEQKVPWFAEIKPCTQGVPCSSEYINGLGFITIPFLAGIAFLSISLILIFSKKDKEILK